A region from the Gemmatimonadota bacterium genome encodes:
- a CDS encoding UDP-N-acetylglucosamine 2-epimerase: MSVFTVDTGQHYDDALRGALYRDLELAAPDAFLGVGPGDPMEQAARMSAATTLVLLAHAPTDGRGRWRHEPDPRCALVASQLGIPVVHVEAGLRSGDPDMAEERNRCIVDHASALLCAPSLRAAATLARRGSPDRWSFTGDIARDVGSVRRALAHGQGRSAVCAQHPASRRVD, encoded by the coding sequence TTGAGCGTCTTCACCGTGGACACGGGGCAACACTATGATGACGCCCTGCGCGGTGCCCTCTATCGGGATTTGGAGCTCGCGGCACCCGACGCGTTCCTCGGCGTTGGCCCGGGGGATCCGATGGAACAGGCCGCTCGTATGTCGGCAGCCACGACCCTGGTGCTCCTCGCGCATGCGCCCACGGATGGTCGTGGTCGTTGGAGACATGAACCCGACCCTCGCTGCGCGCTGGTAGCCTCGCAACTCGGCATCCCTGTCGTGCACGTCGAGGCCGGACTCCGGTCGGGCGACCCGGACATGGCCGAGGAGCGCAACCGGTGCATTGTGGATCATGCCAGTGCCCTCCTGTGTGCACCGTCGCTCCGGGCCGCGGCGACGCTGGCACGGAGGGGGTCACCGGACAGGTGGTCGTTCACTGGCGACATCGCGCGCGATGTTGGAAGCGTCCGTCGCGCGCTTGCCCACGGCCAGGGCCGAAGCGCCGTTTGTGCTCAGCACCCTGCATCGCGCCGAGTTGACTGA
- a CDS encoding UDP-N-acetylglucosamine 2-epimerase, producing MLSTLHRAELTDAPERLQEVITALGQLALPVLLPLHPRTRAAIDTPAGPFPPGRRMTVTPPLDYTRMLSAIRDASVVVTDSGAFSAKRTGSGRRA from the coding sequence GTGCTCAGCACCCTGCATCGCGCCGAGTTGACTGATGCTCCAGAGCGGCTCCAAGAGGTGATCACGGCGCTGGGACAACTCGCGCTCCCGGTGTTGCTTCCCCTGCACCCCCGCACCCGCGCCGCGATCGATACGCCGGCCGGCCCCTTTCCCCCTGGCCGCAGAATGACCGTCACGCCGCCGCTGGACTACACGCGCATGCTTTCGGCCATCCGCGACGCCAGCGTCGTCGTGACTGACAGCGGGGCGTTCAGCGCG